The sequence CCACCAGCACCCCCTCCACCAGCAGGGCCAGGCCGGCGACGAGGATCGCGCCCGCGAAGACCTGTGCGGTGTCGTAGGTGTTGAACCCGGCGGTGATGATCCGGCCGAGGCCGCCGAGACCGACCATGGCGGCGATCGAGGCGGTGGCCACGACCTGGACGGCGGCGGAGCGCAGCCCGGTCATGATCATCGGGTAGGCGAGCGGCAGCTCCACCCGGACGAAGAGCTGCCCGCCGGACATCCCCATGCCCCGGGCGGCCTCCACCACGGACCGGTCCACCTCCCGCATGCCCACATAGGCGTTGGTCAGCAGCGGGGGTACGGCGAACAGCACCAGCGCGATGATCGTGGGCCAGTACCCCGAGTTGCGCAGGGGCGTGACCATGAAGAGGGCCAGCACCGCGAAGACCGGGACGGCCCGCCCCACGTTGGAG is a genomic window of Streptomyces sp. SID8374 containing:
- a CDS encoding ABC transporter permease, encoding MGVIGDAWTWLTTGANWSGDGGAAHRLGEHLYVSGVALAVACAIALPLALYLGHLGKGGALAVNVSNVGRAVPVFAVLALFMVTPLRNSGYWPTIIALVLFAVPPLLTNAYVGMREVDRSVVEAARGMGMSGGQLFVRVELPLAYPMIMTGLRSAAVQVVATASIAAMVGLGGLGRIITAGFNTYDTAQVFAGAILVAGLALLVEGVLVALDRMLSPLRRRRTA